In the genome of Xanthomonas hortorum pv. pelargonii, the window GCAGTGCCACGATCTCGCTCGCCGAAGGCAGCGTCTCGCAGGCCAGGACATCCACACCCGCCTCGGCCAACGCGGCGATGCGCGGGCGATGGAAGTCCATCAGCTGTGCCAACGGCAGAGCGTAGTCGCCGCGATACTCCGAGCCATCGGCCAGATACGCACCGTAAGGCCCGACCGAGCCGGCCACCCATAACGGCGCGTCCTGTGGATGGGCAAGCAGATGATCGGTGCGCGCCTGCGCCGCCAACGCCACGCTGCGTGCGATCAGCGCTTGCGACTGTGCCAGGTCCAGCCCGCGCGCGGCGAAGCCCAACGGTGTGGCCTGGTAGCTGGCAGTGATGGCGCACTGCGCGCCGGCGGCGAAGTAGTCGCGATGCACCTGGTAGATCAGCTCCGGCTGCTCCATCAGCACGCGCGCCGACCACAGCGCATCGTTGAGATCGCAGCCGCGTTGTTCCAGTTCGGTGGCGAGCGCGCCATCGAGCAGCACATAGCCATCGTGCTGCAGGGCCTGGCTGAAAGGCGCGTCGGCACGCGGCCGGCGGGGAAGAATCGTCATGCGTGCTGTCTCCGGGTCGCAAGCCATTGCGTGAGTGCGTAGGCGCCGTAGCACAGCGCCACAAACGGGATGCCGCACCACAGCGCGATGCGTTGCTGCGGATCGAATGCCAGCCCGATACAGGCCAGCAGACACAGCGAAAACCCCAGGATCGGCGTCCACGGATACCACGGCGCGCGATACGCCAGGCTCTCCGGCGCGATGCCGTCGCGCAGCAACTGGCGCCGAAAAAAGTAATGCGAGGCGCAGATGCTCAGCCACACCACTACCACCGCAAAACCCGATACTGCCGAGATCGCAACGAACACGGTGTCGGCCGCGTACACGCCGGTGAGCAGCGCCAACAGGCCACCGAGCATGCTCAACGCCAATGCCGGCAACGGGATGCCGCGCCGGGTCAGGCGCGCCAGCCGCGCCGGCAGCGTGCCTTCGTTGGCCAGCGACCACAGCATGCGCGCGGCTGCGTACAGGCCGGAATTGGCCGCCGACAGGATCGCGGTGAGGATCACTGCATTCAAGATGTCGGCCGCATACGGAATGCCCAGCAATTCGAAGGCGCGCACGAATGGGCTGGTCTCCACTGCTGCCTGCTCGGCCGGTAACAGTGCGGCCAGCACCAGCACGGTGCCAACGAACAACACCACCAACCGGACCAGCGTGGTGCGGATCGCCAGCGGAATCGCACGTGCCGGCTGCGCGGTTTCGCCGGCGGCAACACCGATCAACTCGGTGCCGGAGAAAGCGAAGTTCACCGCCACCATCGTCATCAAAATCGGCAAGCTGCCCTGCGCAAACCAGCCATCGGCGCGCAGGTGGCGCAGCCCGGGGGCCGGCGAACCATCGGCCAACGGCAACACGCCGACCACCGCAGCACCACCGAGCACGATGAACACCAGGATGGTGATCACCTTGATCAACGAAAACCAGAATTCGCCCTCGGCAAACCAGCGCGCCGACACCGTGTTCAAGCCGAAGATCAGCGCGCAGAACAACAGACACCACGGCCATGCCGGTGTGTGCGGGAACCAGTACTGCATGCAGAACGCAGCAGCGGTCAGGCTCGATCCCAACGCCACCGTCCAGGTCAGCCAATACAACCACGCCACTACGTAGCCGGTGGCCGGGCCGAGATAGCGCGCGGCATACAAGTGAAAGGCACCGGTCTGCGGCATCGCCACCGCCAGCTCGCCCAGGCATTGCATCACCAGATACACCACCAATGCGCCGATCAGATACGCGATCACTGTGCCCAACGCACCGGTGCTGGCGATGATGTAACCGGTGTTGAAGAACAACCCGGTGCCGATCACACCGCCCAGCGACAGCATCACCAGATGGCGCACCTGCATGCTGCGCTGGAATTGCGGTGCGGCGTTGGAGGTGGGTTCGGGCATCGGCAGGACGGGTCGGTGGCCCAGCATCCTGCCATGCGCGCGCAGGCGAGCACAGCCACGCGTTGGCCAGCCGTGACGCGGCACCAACAATCCGCGATGCCGTGCGGCGATACCGCGCGCGGCGTTCTGCCTCAATGCGCTCCAGCGCGCGCCGCGCCCGGCCTGGCCTGGTCTGCACGACACGCTCCGGGCACCCCGGGGGTATCCTCGCCACTGCTCATCCGGACCGCTGACATGCCACACGACTTGCACACACGCACCTACGCGCAAACGCAGCGCTGGAGTGCATCTTCGCTGCCTGCACGTATTGCAGATGCCATCGCCATCGCTGTCGCCGCGTGTCGCGCATCCATGCTGGCCGCTAGCGACGCGGGGCAGCGCCAGCTCCCCCATCGCGTGCGAGGCGCCGCATGATGCTCGCCGGCATTCACCACGTGGCGATCATCGCCGGCGACTATGCGCGCTCCAAGCAGTTCTATTGCGACGTCCTGGGCCTGCGCGTACTCGCTGAGCATTACCGGCAGCCGCGCGATTCCTGGAAGCTGGATCTGGCGCTGCCCGACGGCGGCCAGATCGAGCTGTTTTCGTTTCCCGACGCACCGCTGCGGCCCAGCCGCCCGGAAGCGCGCG includes:
- the mmuM gene encoding homocysteine S-methyltransferase; this encodes MTILPRRPRADAPFSQALQHDGYVLLDGALATELEQRGCDLNDALWSARVLMEQPELIYQVHRDYFAAGAQCAITASYQATPLGFAARGLDLAQSQALIARSVALAAQARTDHLLAHPQDAPLWVAGSVGPYGAYLADGSEYRGDYALPLAQLMDFHRPRIAALAEAGVDVLACETLPSASEIVALRLLLEEFPQLHAWFSFTLRDAAHLSDGTPLAQVIPALDACKQVIAVGINCIALEHVTAALQTLSALTALPLVVYPNSGEHYDAGDKRWHAGSTTACSLADQHAQWLAAGARLIGGCCRTAPRDIAALAAARAAG
- the mmuP gene encoding S-methylmethionine permease; amino-acid sequence: MPEPTSNAAPQFQRSMQVRHLVMLSLGGVIGTGLFFNTGYIIASTGALGTVIAYLIGALVVYLVMQCLGELAVAMPQTGAFHLYAARYLGPATGYVVAWLYWLTWTVALGSSLTAAAFCMQYWFPHTPAWPWCLLFCALIFGLNTVSARWFAEGEFWFSLIKVITILVFIVLGGAAVVGVLPLADGSPAPGLRHLRADGWFAQGSLPILMTMVAVNFAFSGTELIGVAAGETAQPARAIPLAIRTTLVRLVVLFVGTVLVLAALLPAEQAAVETSPFVRAFELLGIPYAADILNAVILTAILSAANSGLYAAARMLWSLANEGTLPARLARLTRRGIPLPALALSMLGGLLALLTGVYAADTVFVAISAVSGFAVVVVWLSICASHYFFRRQLLRDGIAPESLAYRAPWYPWTPILGFSLCLLACIGLAFDPQQRIALWCGIPFVALCYGAYALTQWLATRRQHA
- the gloA2 gene encoding SMU1112c/YaeR family gloxylase I-like metalloprotein, which codes for MMLAGIHHVAIIAGDYARSKQFYCDVLGLRVLAEHYRQPRDSWKLDLALPDGGQIELFSFPDAPLRPSRPEARGLRHLAFRVDALDAAVAHLNAHGVATEDIRIDEYTGRRFTFFADPDELPLELYEIG